The Bacteroidota bacterium DNA segment TATGATTGCACCAATACACTGGCCGGTCTGGAAGGATCCGGAATCCGGTGTCCCTCTTTCCGGGAAGTTTCACCGGTTCTTGTCCGGTACTTTCTTGAAAAGAAAAAAGAGTTTGCCACCCGTCAGGCATTATACTAGGAGGCATTATGAAATCCATTCTGGTACCTGTAGATTTTTCTGTCACATCCGATCAGGTGGTCCGTGCCGCCACCCAACTGTCAAGGAAAACCGGCGCAGAATTGGTTCTTTTTCACTCGATTGAGGCGTTTCTGGCACCCCTCAGTTCAGATTTTACCGGACTTGAGCCATTGGCCTATCAGGAAATGATGGCTGCTTTGGGTGACCAGTACCAGAACCGGTTAAATGAAATGGCCGGCCAGATCCGGAAATCCGGTATTGAGGTTTCGGTGAGGATGTCGGTCGGACGGGCTCACCTGATGATTGCCGACGCTTCGTTATCCCTGCAGTCCGATCTGATTATGATCGGGAAAACCGGCCATACTCAATTGCATTATATCCTTCTGGGAAGCACCACTGAACGATTGCTTCGTGTAACGGGAACGCCGGTGCTGTCGGTCAGCCGTCAGGATGAAACGGCGCTGGAGTCGGTCCGGAAAATTGGTTTGCCTCTGGATATGTCAGAAGAATCGTTGCAGATACTGCCAGCCGCCGTTTCCTGGGCAAAGCAATGGGGAGCCACGCTCGAACTGATCCATGTGGATGTTCTGGGCAAATACATGAATGCAGACCGTGATTTTTTCCCTGACCTTGCCCTCCGGCATCCCCTTATTCAGGAGGTTTCATTTAAAAAGGTCATTCTCAACGGGGAAAAGGTGACCGACCTGCTTCTGGCTTATGGCAGAGAAAATGACATCGGACTTTGGATGCAGACCAGTCAGGGCAGTGGCCATCTGACCTCGGTTCTGATTGGTTCCCGAGCCGAACATCTGATCAGACACTCTGAAAAACCGGTCTACACCCAACGGATTGTGAAGCGTTGACCCGGGCGATTCCTACCAATCCTGAGACATTTCCTCCGGAAAGTGTCCGCGGCCGGTATCTACTCACCGGCCTGTCCTGTGATCCGTTGTGGCAACGGGTGGCCTCATTGACCCGCTGGCCGGATGCAGACCGTTTATGTTTCGTCATTCCGAACTACCGGTACCGGACTTTCCTGGAACGTGAATTGCTTCGGCTATCAGGCAAGCCCGGTGTGGTGTTGCCCGACATTCTTACCATCGATCAGGTTTGGGTGAATGAGGTTCTGAACCCGGATAACAGAAAACTTGAAAGCGCAGATCAGCGGTCATGGCTGATCAGAAAAGCCATCCGCACGGCTGGAAAGGATTTAACCAGGACCTCACCGGCGGAAGGCTGGACCGAACCGGTCAGTAAGACATTCCGGTTGCTGGATAGCGTTTCATCGGGTGGGTTGAACAGGAATTTTGAAGACCCGGTGATCAGGGATCTTTTTGGCAGCGATTCGGACCTGATGGGAAAGTTATGGCCCGTCTACCGTGAATTCCGGTCCATTCAAACCAGTCTGAGCCTGGTTTCCCGTGAACAGGTGAGCGATTATTTCATTTCCGGCCGGTCCTGGTCCAGCCGGTATGATGCTGTGGTGTTCTGTGGACTGGATGAATGGATTCCGGCTCATTGGGAGTATTTGACTCAGTTAACCTCAGAAGTACCACTGGTTATCTGGATGGATGATCTCAGTCATGATCTGCCTGAACAGAAACCCGATTGGTCCATTTTTCTTCCGGCTCATCAGCATGAGTCCTTTCCATCTCAGGAAGCTATTCCCCGTGAATTAACCGGGTTCCGGACTGCAAGAGAAGAGGTTGAATGGATGGCTGCCTCCATTCGTGAGTCCGGAGTGAGTCTGCACGATTGCTGTGTGGTGGTGCCCGATCCGGCTACTTACCATCCCTGGATTACCTTGATTTTCAGAGAGGCGGGGATTCCCTTTAATCTGTCGATTGGAACCCGGGTTTCCTCCACCCCGGTTGGACGTCTGGTTCACGATTGGTTACAGGTGGCAGTGGGTGAGGCCGGTTACCAGGAAATGAAGGCCTTCCTGCTTAATCCGATCATTGACCGGCCCGATCAGGTCAGATGGCTTGATGGCGTGATGGAGCTGCAACCGGAACCAACCCATCTGGATGAATGGTTGTCTGCGGAATCATTCTCTGGAATCCGCAGGGATGAGTCTTTCTGGAAATCGGTTTCCGGACATGCAGAGGACTTGCGCAGGTGTACTCAATTTGCGGACTGGTGTCGTCAACTGGCCGATTGGCTTTCGTCCCTGATCCGGTTCAGGGAAGCAACGGATCGCCATCTGATGCCTTTCGAAGGCTGGCAGGCCTTCAATCTGATTCTCAAAACACTTGATCAACTTGCCGCCGAGCCCGGATGGGATTTGCTGCTCGACCGAACTGATTTTGCACCTTGTCTGAGGCAGCGGCTTATGACTGTTTCCAGCCGTCCGCCGGTCAGAGATGGGGTTCAGATTTTGGGTCCGATGGAAATTCAGGGGTACCGGTTCTCACAATTGTATCTCTGTGGTCTGAATCATCATTTCTTTCCCTCACGGGCCTCAACCGGAACCCTGATCAGTTTCCGCATGCTTGCCGGCGCCGATGAATATTTCATCCGGCAGTTTCTTAAAAGAGAGGAAGTCAGTTTTCAACGGGTGCTTAAAAACCCGGTGAATCAGGTGTATCTGACGGGTTCAGTGGCCACTGGCGACACACAATTTTTTCCTTCGGTTTATGTTCAGAAAATGGGAATCCCAATTCTTCCGGGGGAGAAAACCACACCTGGAATCCGGGGAATCAGGCAGACTCTCATTGGTGCTGCAGACGAGGAAAACTGGCCGGTTTTCATCCGCGACCGCCGGGCGGCCGCAAGGCATCAGACTCTCGCAGGCAGTTGGATGTCACGGGATGGGTTGCTTTCCGACGCTGTTACCTTCTGGTGGCGTCCCGTTCTGAACCGGCTGCAGGCTGGCATGTCGGCTACGCGTCTGGACCGTTTTGGTCACTGCGGTCAATGGTTCTGGTATGAGGATGTGCTCCGTTTAAAGAATCCGGAATGGTATGATCCGGTAATGAATGCAGCGGAACGGGGCAAGGTGCTTCATGAAACCCTCAGGCGTTTTCTGGCCTCCCATCAGGGTGCCCCTGATCCGTATCGTCCCGATGAGGAGGTGTTGCTGGAACTCAGGGCTCATTTTTTGGAGTCATCCGAAAAAAGCTATCAGACCGGGCAGTTCATGCATGAATCCGAAAAAAATTATATTCTGAACAGTCCATCCTCGCCGCTTGTTCATTACTGGCAATTGGAAAAAGCCCTCAGAACTGCCTTTCCACAAATGAGGACCCTTTACACAGAGCAGGCCTTTGGCAGACCCTCTTCCGATTCTTGGCCAGCCCTTACCCTGGGTGAATGGGTTTTTTCGGGGAGTATAGACCGGATTGATCAGATTGGGGATGAAGAACATTCAACCGGCATTGTTGATTATAAAACATCATCGAAAGATAAAACCGGTGACTTGATCGCTGAATTCCGAGCGTTTCAGTTGCTGATTTACACCCTTGCATCAGCTGGTCATGTACCACAGCCACGTTTTCTGACGAACCTGCTGCTGGGAGGGAAGCCAGCCGATCTTCAAACCCGCTTACAACCCTGGCTGGGTTCACTGACTGATTTCAGAACCATAACCGGAAACCCAAGGGTGGGCGGAAAACTCACAAAAATGGTTCATCAGGAAGGACTGTCTGTTTTTACCGACCGATGGACAGAGGGGTTGACCAACACATTAACCCGGCTGGAACGTGGTGAGTTTCTTATGAATCAAACGGCGCATCATACTGGTGTAACCGGGTGTCCCGATTATTGCGATTTCAGGCAGGTGTGCCGACGGGATCCCGACAGAACCGCCCTGCTTTCCTCCGAAATGACCGGGGGCGATGAATGAACCAGTACAGCTGGCCGTGGCTTCAATCGGCTTCTGAAAGTCAGTTAGCAGGATTAGCCACCGAACAGAATCTCGTGGTGACTGCAGGGGCGGGCGCAGGAAAAACCAGCGTGCTCACCTCCCGGTATCTTCATCTGATTCTGAATGAAAAAGTACCGCCTGCCAGAATACTCGCGGTTACCTTTACCCGGAACGCAGCCGCCGAAATGAAATCCCGTATTGCTGCCGAGCTTCAAAGACTTTCCCGGTTGCCAGAGGGGGAGCTCCCCATGCGGCTGCTCGACTCGGTGGCCATGGCTGATATTATCACGTTTGATTCACTTTTTCAGACTCTTCTGTCGGGTATCGGACCCCGGTTAGGTGCCAGTCCCTCTATCCGGATTATCGAAGCCTGGGAAAAAACCAGTCTGATTCGGGATGTGAAAAACCGGTTTTATAACTGGGTGAATCAGTCCGGGACGACCGAAACAGTCTCAGGAATCAATGTGGAGGAATGCCGGGCCATTATCAGAGACTGGATGAACTCGGCCGACTTTTCCTATCAGCTGAAGGAAGCTGAAAAACTGGCCTTTTACCCGGTGTCGAATCGTGACTTCTTTCTTTTCGGACTGGCCGCACAGCTTGGTTCCCGATGGTCGGTTGATTATTACCATTTTCTAAACCGGTTGGCTTCGGGTGATTTGTCTGAAGCAGCTACCAATGGAATCCGGATGGTAAATCCGGCACTTGGCCGGTATCTGGGTGATGACTATTTGATTGATCTTTCAGCAGAGTCTCCTGCCGATCTCATACGCGGAACGCACAGGGCGCTGACGGGTCTGGGGCATTTATCCCAAAGTCCGTTGCTGGATGCAGAAAGCCGGGAGGCGGTCCTGGTTCTGGCAAGACTCCTTATCGGTGAACCAGAGGCTGTTTTAGCGGAGATCCGGTCGGCTGGTCAGTTTTTTTATCAGCAATCGGTCATGGTGACCATTCTCCAAACCTGGTTCAGGGAAATGAAGAATCAGAAAGGGGTCACCGAATTCCAGGATGTCCAGCATGATTTGTTTTATTTTCTGAAAGGGGAAAATCCGCAAACTGAAATCAGACATACCCTGGCCGATTGGTATGATCATGTGCTGGTCGATGAATTTCAGGACACCAACTTTGATCAGTGGGAAATCCTTCGTCCCCTCATTTCCGATCCGGTTACCGGTCACCTGAAGCCAAAGGGTCTGTTTATTGTGGGTGATCCGAAACAATCCATTTTCAGATTCCGCGGTGCACAGGTTTCCATGTTCAGTGAGGTGACACAACGGGTGGTCGGTCAGGAATTTCCGGGAAAATCACTCCATCTGGCCGACAATTACCGTTCATTGCCCGTCATTCTGAATGTGGTTAACCGGGTTTTTGAAAGAACTTTTCAGGTAAATCCTGCCGGAGAACCGTTGCCGGGGCAGGTGCCCTTTGAACCCATGAAAGCCGGTTTGACGCCAGATTCTTTTGCAGGTGAAGTTCATTTGGTTATAACGCCTGCAGCCGACCGGATCTCACAGACTGTTTCTGAAATCACTCAGTGGCTTGAAAAAGCCAGTGCAGGTCAACTGGCGGGATTTGATCCTTCACAAGACCGGCTGGCGGTTATTGCCAACCGGAACAAGACCCTTGATGACCTGGCTGCGGCGCTCCGGTCTTCCCGGGTTGCTTTCAGAAGGAGCAGGGAAGAAAATATCCTGAAACGACAGGAAGGCACCGATCTGGTTAACCTGCTTCACTGGCTTTCCGATCCGGATGATAACCAACAGTTTGTTGCGCTCTGGAGAAGTCCGTTTGTTCAGCTGTCAGATGAATGGTTGCTGCTCCTTTTCGATTCTGCAACAGGAAATCCGCCTGACTCGTTTTACCAGACCTTTATCCGCACCCGGTTTCCCGATGAATTGAAATCACGGTCAGAATCGGGCTTGTGGGACCTGAACCAAACCAGGCTGCCAGTCTGGATAGAAAGGGCGAAGAGCCTGACTCCTTCACAGATAGTCTGGGAAATATGCACAGATTCAGATGCCTGGACCGTCTGGTCGGCCATGCCGCAGGGTGAAGAGGTGATCAGAAACATCATGCGGATGCTGGGGGAAATGGGTGCGCTTGAAAGCCGTCAGACCGTCTCCCTTTCTTCGATGGCTGACCGCCTGTCGACCCTGAAGGAGGAAGATGAAGGAATGAACGAGGCCGGGTACCTGAAACCCGGTCAACCCGGAATCGACCTGCTTACGGTTCATAAAGCCAAAGGATTGACTTACCATTCCGTTCTGGTGTTGGATGATTTTTCTGCAAAGTCCTCGGGGAAAGGGCAATCATGGGTTCGGCATGATGAACTGGGATACGTCTTTAAGGGACTTTCTTCGGAAGGAAGCCGTGAATCGGGTTTTCCGCTTTTCAAACTGATCAGTCAGCGGTTGCAGCAGGATGATCAGGCCGAATCCAACCGGGTATTTTATGTTGCCATGACCCGGGCCACGCATTATCTCATGGTCATTGGTGAAGCAGAAAAGAAAAACCGGATGACTGCTGTGTGGGCGGTCTGCCAGGAGTCCGGCCTCCCTGATGGCGTCTTTATCCGGCAGTCGGGTCAAGGTCCTGAATCTTTCCCGGGGACCCCTTTTCTTCCCGGCCGACCAGATGGAATGGGTCCTTCGCAGTGGGAACAGTTGCGGTTATCATGGAAGTCATCTCCTCTTCAATCCGACTCGTGGTTCACCAACTTCACCGCCACTGGTCTGATGGCAGTTAATCAATGCGGAACCGCCTCCCGCTTAAAAAAAATAGCCATCAACCGTCGGTCGGGTTCCTCACGCGGGGCGGTTACCGGAACGGTGCTGCACCAGTTGCTGGCCATGGACCATTGGCCGGAAGAGGCTGATCGACGGGTGCTGGCCGATTCACTGTCTGAATCAGAATGGAAGGAAGTGCTGGCGGAGGCTGAACGGATCCGGTCTGGTGCGGAGTACCTGCATTGGTCCTCCTTATCAAACCGTCATGAACTGTCCTTTTTTATTGAAGTGGGCGGGCGGTATCTGCAGGGATCGGTTGACTGGTTGGTTCTGGATGGAAGCAGGGGAGTGATCATTGATTTTAAAAGCAATCAGATACGGACCACCATCGGGGACCTTTTTAAACAGTACGATCTGCAGTTTGATGTTTATACAGTGGCAGCCGCCTCGCTGTTTCCGGATCTGACAGAGTTTGAACAGGTGTTGTTTTCTACCAAAACCGGTCAGACTTTCCGTAAAATGGTCCAACGACGGGAAGTGGAGTCAATCAGACAAAATCTGAGTCACTTTATTCACCGGATTGAAAAGGGAGAATTTGACCGCGATTATCGTGATATTGAGGCAGAATCCTGTCCGTCCTGCCCATTCCATTCATGGTGTTACCAGAAAGAAGACATTCAATCCATGCAGGTTTTAACCGATGACTGATCCATTCGATTTTCTGTTTGACCGCAGCCAGGGACATATCCGCATTCCCATCTGGGGACATATTCCCCTCGACAGAAAAGTCAGAAAACTGATTGGTCATCCTCATTTTTTCAGGTTACGCGGAATCAAACAGCTCAGTTTTGTTGAGTATGTCTTTCCCGGAGCCACTCATTCACGTTTTG contains these protein-coding regions:
- a CDS encoding universal stress protein, producing the protein MKSILVPVDFSVTSDQVVRAATQLSRKTGAELVLFHSIEAFLAPLSSDFTGLEPLAYQEMMAALGDQYQNRLNEMAGQIRKSGIEVSVRMSVGRAHLMIADASLSLQSDLIMIGKTGHTQLHYILLGSTTERLLRVTGTPVLSVSRQDETALESVRKIGLPLDMSEESLQILPAAVSWAKQWGATLELIHVDVLGKYMNADRDFFPDLALRHPLIQEVSFKKVILNGEKVTDLLLAYGRENDIGLWMQTSQGSGHLTSVLIGSRAEHLIRHSEKPVYTQRIVKR
- a CDS encoding PD-(D/E)XK nuclease family protein, with product MTRAIPTNPETFPPESVRGRYLLTGLSCDPLWQRVASLTRWPDADRLCFVIPNYRYRTFLERELLRLSGKPGVVLPDILTIDQVWVNEVLNPDNRKLESADQRSWLIRKAIRTAGKDLTRTSPAEGWTEPVSKTFRLLDSVSSGGLNRNFEDPVIRDLFGSDSDLMGKLWPVYREFRSIQTSLSLVSREQVSDYFISGRSWSSRYDAVVFCGLDEWIPAHWEYLTQLTSEVPLVIWMDDLSHDLPEQKPDWSIFLPAHQHESFPSQEAIPRELTGFRTAREEVEWMAASIRESGVSLHDCCVVVPDPATYHPWITLIFREAGIPFNLSIGTRVSSTPVGRLVHDWLQVAVGEAGYQEMKAFLLNPIIDRPDQVRWLDGVMELQPEPTHLDEWLSAESFSGIRRDESFWKSVSGHAEDLRRCTQFADWCRQLADWLSSLIRFREATDRHLMPFEGWQAFNLILKTLDQLAAEPGWDLLLDRTDFAPCLRQRLMTVSSRPPVRDGVQILGPMEIQGYRFSQLYLCGLNHHFFPSRASTGTLISFRMLAGADEYFIRQFLKREEVSFQRVLKNPVNQVYLTGSVATGDTQFFPSVYVQKMGIPILPGEKTTPGIRGIRQTLIGAADEENWPVFIRDRRAAARHQTLAGSWMSRDGLLSDAVTFWWRPVLNRLQAGMSATRLDRFGHCGQWFWYEDVLRLKNPEWYDPVMNAAERGKVLHETLRRFLASHQGAPDPYRPDEEVLLELRAHFLESSEKSYQTGQFMHESEKNYILNSPSSPLVHYWQLEKALRTAFPQMRTLYTEQAFGRPSSDSWPALTLGEWVFSGSIDRIDQIGDEEHSTGIVDYKTSSKDKTGDLIAEFRAFQLLIYTLASAGHVPQPRFLTNLLLGGKPADLQTRLQPWLGSLTDFRTITGNPRVGGKLTKMVHQEGLSVFTDRWTEGLTNTLTRLERGEFLMNQTAHHTGVTGCPDYCDFRQVCRRDPDRTALLSSEMTGGDE
- a CDS encoding UvrD-helicase domain-containing protein, with product MNQYSWPWLQSASESQLAGLATEQNLVVTAGAGAGKTSVLTSRYLHLILNEKVPPARILAVTFTRNAAAEMKSRIAAELQRLSRLPEGELPMRLLDSVAMADIITFDSLFQTLLSGIGPRLGASPSIRIIEAWEKTSLIRDVKNRFYNWVNQSGTTETVSGINVEECRAIIRDWMNSADFSYQLKEAEKLAFYPVSNRDFFLFGLAAQLGSRWSVDYYHFLNRLASGDLSEAATNGIRMVNPALGRYLGDDYLIDLSAESPADLIRGTHRALTGLGHLSQSPLLDAESREAVLVLARLLIGEPEAVLAEIRSAGQFFYQQSVMVTILQTWFREMKNQKGVTEFQDVQHDLFYFLKGENPQTEIRHTLADWYDHVLVDEFQDTNFDQWEILRPLISDPVTGHLKPKGLFIVGDPKQSIFRFRGAQVSMFSEVTQRVVGQEFPGKSLHLADNYRSLPVILNVVNRVFERTFQVNPAGEPLPGQVPFEPMKAGLTPDSFAGEVHLVITPAADRISQTVSEITQWLEKASAGQLAGFDPSQDRLAVIANRNKTLDDLAAALRSSRVAFRRSREENILKRQEGTDLVNLLHWLSDPDDNQQFVALWRSPFVQLSDEWLLLLFDSATGNPPDSFYQTFIRTRFPDELKSRSESGLWDLNQTRLPVWIERAKSLTPSQIVWEICTDSDAWTVWSAMPQGEEVIRNIMRMLGEMGALESRQTVSLSSMADRLSTLKEEDEGMNEAGYLKPGQPGIDLLTVHKAKGLTYHSVLVLDDFSAKSSGKGQSWVRHDELGYVFKGLSSEGSRESGFPLFKLISQRLQQDDQAESNRVFYVAMTRATHYLMVIGEAEKKNRMTAVWAVCQESGLPDGVFIRQSGQGPESFPGTPFLPGRPDGMGPSQWEQLRLSWKSSPLQSDSWFTNFTATGLMAVNQCGTASRLKKIAINRRSGSSRGAVTGTVLHQLLAMDHWPEEADRRVLADSLSESEWKEVLAEAERIRSGAEYLHWSSLSNRHELSFFIEVGGRYLQGSVDWLVLDGSRGVIIDFKSNQIRTTIGDLFKQYDLQFDVYTVAAASLFPDLTEFEQVLFSTKTGQTFRKMVQRREVESIRQNLSHFIHRIEKGEFDRDYRDIEAESCPSCPFHSWCYQKEDIQSMQVLTDD